From a region of the Microterricola gilva genome:
- a CDS encoding aminotransferase class V-fold PLP-dependent enzyme, translated as MSISDCPLLPVVGGELSVPLQGGGEARAVNLDYAASAPALESVATHLSEVLPYYSSVHRGAGYASQVSTAAYEHARDIVGGFVGARVGDAVVFTRNTTDALGLLASAVPGETVLLDIEHHANLLPWSAEGGRGARVVQAGQTIAETLLLVEAELQARPAALLTVTGASNVTGETLPLRRLATIAHRHGARLAVDGAQLVPHRRVDLAFDGVDYLAFSGHKTYAPFGAGVLVGRRDWLDAAPPYLRGGGAVTSVTLDGAAWRLGPARHEAGSPNVLGVVALARAIQAIDALDDAEWHDHESALRERLLTGLEALPRVHVNRIFSDSVDPVGVVSFHIDGLDARLAALVLSAEWGIAVRDGRFCAHPLLERIGQGKAAVRASFGLGSSTADVDALLHALSELLENGPAAGYSEVDGQWQLDEDDRPHPEWAPATSGEASSFGCAVR; from the coding sequence ATGTCGATCTCTGATTGTCCGTTGCTGCCGGTCGTCGGCGGTGAGCTCTCCGTGCCGCTGCAGGGCGGCGGCGAAGCCAGGGCCGTGAACCTCGACTACGCGGCCAGCGCCCCCGCCCTCGAATCCGTCGCCACACACCTCAGTGAGGTGCTGCCGTACTACTCGAGCGTGCACCGCGGTGCCGGCTACGCCTCACAGGTGTCGACGGCCGCCTACGAGCACGCGCGCGACATCGTCGGCGGATTCGTCGGCGCCCGCGTCGGCGATGCCGTGGTCTTCACCCGCAACACCACCGATGCTCTCGGACTGCTTGCGTCTGCCGTTCCGGGCGAGACCGTGCTGCTCGACATCGAACACCACGCGAATCTGCTGCCGTGGAGCGCGGAGGGCGGCAGGGGCGCCAGGGTCGTGCAGGCCGGCCAGACCATCGCCGAGACACTGCTCCTCGTCGAGGCCGAACTGCAGGCGCGCCCCGCCGCGCTGCTCACCGTGACCGGGGCCAGCAACGTGACGGGGGAGACCCTGCCACTGCGGCGCCTCGCCACCATCGCACACCGCCACGGCGCACGGCTCGCCGTCGACGGCGCGCAGCTCGTGCCGCACCGTCGCGTCGACCTCGCCTTCGACGGTGTCGACTACCTGGCCTTCTCCGGCCACAAGACCTACGCCCCATTCGGTGCCGGCGTGCTCGTCGGTCGGAGGGACTGGCTGGACGCCGCGCCGCCGTATCTGCGCGGGGGCGGCGCTGTGACATCCGTGACGCTCGACGGCGCGGCCTGGCGGCTCGGCCCGGCCAGGCACGAGGCCGGATCGCCGAATGTGCTCGGCGTAGTGGCGCTCGCCCGCGCCATCCAGGCCATCGATGCCCTCGACGACGCCGAGTGGCACGATCACGAGAGCGCCCTGCGCGAGCGGCTGTTGACGGGGCTCGAGGCACTGCCGCGGGTGCACGTGAACCGCATCTTCTCCGACAGCGTCGACCCGGTCGGCGTCGTCTCGTTCCACATCGACGGGCTCGACGCCCGACTCGCGGCCCTCGTGCTCTCCGCGGAGTGGGGGATCGCCGTGCGCGACGGACGCTTCTGTGCCCACCCGCTGCTGGAGCGCATCGGGCAGGGAAAGGCCGCGGTGCGTGCGAGCTTCGGGCTCGGTTCGAGCACCGCCGATGTCGACGCCCTGCTGCACGCGCTCAGCGAACTGCTCGAGAACGGCCCCGCCGCCGGCTACAGCGAGGTCGATGGCCAGTGGCAGCTCGACGAGGATGACCGACCGCACCCGGAGTGGGCACCGGCGACAAGCGGCGAGGCCTCGTCGTTCGGCTGCGCCGTGCGCTAG
- the msuE gene encoding FMN reductase yields the protein MPRSLRVVAVSGSLHAPSKTTALVRAILVALERALGGSYDIDVHLIELSEVGRAFSGALRRDELSAEAEAEIVRIEEADLLVVASPVYRASFTGLFKHVFDFVGQYSLRGTPVLLAATGGSDKHALIIEHQERPLFSFFQALTLPIGVYAQDSDFTAYEVSNPALTARIDQAIAQGLPLVRAALAPTADPVAYVGAW from the coding sequence ATGCCCCGCTCACTCCGCGTTGTCGCCGTCTCCGGCAGTCTGCACGCGCCATCCAAGACCACCGCGCTCGTTCGCGCCATTCTCGTGGCGCTCGAGCGGGCACTGGGCGGCTCCTATGACATCGACGTACACCTGATCGAGCTGAGCGAGGTCGGTCGGGCATTCAGTGGGGCGCTGCGCCGCGACGAGCTCTCGGCAGAGGCCGAAGCGGAGATCGTGCGCATCGAGGAGGCGGATCTGCTCGTCGTGGCGAGCCCCGTCTACCGGGCCTCGTTCACCGGGCTGTTCAAGCACGTCTTCGACTTCGTCGGACAGTATTCGCTGCGCGGGACCCCGGTCCTGCTCGCGGCGACCGGAGGAAGCGACAAGCACGCACTCATCATCGAGCACCAGGAACGGCCGTTGTTCTCGTTCTTCCAGGCGCTCACGCTGCCGATCGGGGTCTACGCGCAGGATTCCGACTTCACCGCCTACGAGGTCAGCAACCCCGCGCTGACCGCCCGGATCGACCAGGCCATCGCGCAGGGACTGCCGCTCGTGCGCGCCGCGCTCGCGCCGACGGCCGACCCCGTCGCATACGTCGGGGCGTGGTGA
- a CDS encoding aldo/keto reductase has product MSIAAENTTVPTVTLNDGRTIPQLGFGVFKVDPVETERIVTDALEVGYRHIDTARIYGNEAGVGRAIADSGIARDELFITTKLWNDDQGTQSAFDAFDRSLEQLGLDEVDLYLIHWPAPANDRFVEAWKALEKIRESGRARSIGVSNFTVPYLRRLLAETDVVPAVNQIELHPAHQQPATTALSAQHGIKIEAWGPLGQGKYNLFELPEVTASAEAHGKTPAQVVIRWHLQQGNIVFPKSNRRERMAENFDVFDFELTDAEQTAITALEREGRVASHPDDVN; this is encoded by the coding sequence ATGAGCATCGCAGCTGAGAACACGACAGTCCCCACAGTCACGCTGAACGACGGCCGCACCATTCCGCAGCTCGGCTTCGGCGTCTTCAAGGTCGACCCCGTCGAGACCGAGCGCATCGTCACGGATGCCCTCGAGGTCGGCTACCGCCACATCGACACCGCTCGGATCTACGGCAATGAGGCCGGCGTCGGCAGGGCCATCGCCGATTCGGGCATCGCCCGCGACGAGCTCTTCATCACGACCAAACTGTGGAACGACGACCAGGGAACCCAGTCGGCCTTCGACGCCTTCGATCGCAGCCTCGAGCAGCTCGGGCTCGATGAGGTCGACCTCTACCTGATCCACTGGCCCGCACCGGCGAACGACCGCTTCGTCGAGGCGTGGAAGGCTCTGGAGAAGATCCGCGAGAGTGGTCGGGCACGCAGCATCGGTGTCTCCAACTTCACGGTTCCCTACCTCCGCCGCCTTCTCGCCGAGACGGATGTCGTGCCGGCCGTCAACCAGATCGAACTCCACCCCGCCCACCAGCAGCCGGCCACCACGGCGCTCAGTGCGCAACACGGCATCAAGATCGAGGCATGGGGCCCGCTCGGCCAGGGCAAGTACAACCTGTTCGAGCTGCCGGAGGTCACGGCGTCGGCAGAGGCGCACGGCAAGACGCCAGCACAGGTCGTCATCCGCTGGCACCTGCAGCAGGGCAACATCGTGTTCCCGAAGTCCAATCGGCGTGAGCGCATGGCGGAGAACTTCGACGTGTTCGACTTCGAGCTGACGGATGCCGAGCAGACCGCCATCACCGCGCTCGAGCGTGAGGGCCGCGTCGCCTCGCACCCCGACGACGTCAACTGA
- a CDS encoding ABC transporter permease, whose amino-acid sequence MSTMSLAMLHAKYDLIETARIPIALIGSLVFPALALLFFVVPQRTVANDPLFATQAVISLAVFAVMSNALFSFGLTIAENREKPWDPYLRTLPAPGLSRVLAQVFSTGMLGLAAIIPVIVIGGLFTAAEASPPRILAGFAALAVSALPFMLIGICIGYSMPSKAAIAVVQVVMFALAFAGGLFLPPILFADWLNTLSKFTPSRQAREFVIWAVQGGELEWWVWVGILVWTVLGLATALFLFRRDEGRRYH is encoded by the coding sequence ATGAGCACCATGTCACTGGCCATGCTGCACGCGAAGTACGACCTGATCGAGACGGCGCGCATCCCCATCGCCCTGATCGGATCGCTCGTCTTCCCCGCGCTGGCCCTGCTGTTCTTCGTCGTGCCGCAGCGCACGGTCGCGAACGACCCGCTCTTCGCCACCCAGGCCGTCATCTCGCTCGCCGTGTTCGCGGTGATGTCGAATGCGCTGTTCAGCTTCGGGCTGACGATCGCCGAGAACAGGGAGAAGCCGTGGGATCCGTACCTGCGCACCCTGCCGGCGCCCGGCCTCTCGCGGGTGCTGGCCCAGGTGTTCTCCACCGGCATGCTCGGGCTCGCCGCGATCATCCCCGTCATCGTGATCGGCGGTCTCTTCACCGCCGCCGAGGCGTCGCCGCCGCGCATCCTCGCCGGCTTCGCCGCACTCGCGGTCTCCGCTCTGCCGTTCATGCTCATCGGTATCTGCATCGGCTACTCGATGCCGTCGAAGGCGGCGATCGCCGTCGTGCAGGTCGTGATGTTCGCGCTCGCCTTCGCCGGCGGCCTGTTCCTGCCGCCGATCCTCTTCGCCGACTGGCTCAACACCCTGTCCAAGTTCACCCCGTCACGTCAGGCCCGCGAGTTCGTCATCTGGGCCGTGCAGGGCGGGGAACTCGAATGGTGGGTGTGGGTCGGGATCCTCGTCTGGACCGTGCTCGGCCTCGCCACCGCGCTGTTCCTGTTCCGCCGCGACGAGGGCCGCCGCTACCACTAG
- a CDS encoding ABC transporter ATP-binding protein, producing MTALAQLDHASRRFGDVLAVDDVTLEIEAGSMLGLLGPNGAGKTTLISLLNGLRRPTSGSVTLLGRSPQDVRSRQSLGSTPQETALPPTLRVGEVIDFVGKHFEQPMRTEALAEEFGLTPLLKRQAGALSGGQKRRLSVALAFVGRPKLVLLDEPTTGLDIDGRHTLWQAVRRQHEAGATVVVTSHYLEEIEALAERVVVMAGGRVIADDTLQAIVGKVGVRQIRLRTPEPSAVGALPGVARAETVGADSADAAELLLYTADSDQLIRELVGSGIRFADLAVRGATLEEAFLTLTESDRAHSNRAAASPAPTETEEVAR from the coding sequence ATGACCGCCCTCGCCCAGCTCGATCACGCCAGTCGCCGCTTCGGCGATGTGCTCGCCGTCGACGACGTCACCCTCGAGATCGAGGCGGGCAGCATGCTCGGCCTGCTCGGCCCGAACGGGGCGGGCAAGACGACGCTCATCTCATTGTTGAACGGGCTGCGCCGCCCGACATCCGGCAGCGTCACCCTGCTCGGCCGCTCGCCACAGGACGTGCGCTCACGGCAGAGCCTCGGCAGCACGCCGCAGGAGACGGCGCTGCCCCCGACGCTGCGCGTCGGCGAGGTCATCGACTTCGTCGGCAAGCACTTCGAGCAGCCGATGCGCACGGAGGCGCTCGCGGAGGAGTTCGGGCTCACTCCGCTGCTCAAGCGCCAGGCCGGTGCGCTCTCCGGCGGGCAGAAGCGCCGGCTCAGCGTCGCGCTTGCTTTCGTCGGCCGGCCCAAACTCGTGCTGCTCGACGAGCCGACGACGGGTCTCGACATCGACGGCAGGCACACCCTGTGGCAGGCGGTGCGCCGCCAGCACGAAGCCGGCGCGACGGTTGTCGTCACGAGTCACTACCTGGAAGAGATCGAGGCTCTCGCCGAACGCGTGGTTGTCATGGCGGGTGGCCGGGTCATCGCCGATGACACGCTTCAGGCCATCGTCGGCAAGGTCGGCGTGCGCCAGATCCGGCTGCGCACGCCGGAGCCCTCCGCCGTCGGTGCGCTGCCAGGAGTGGCCCGGGCCGAGACGGTCGGAGCCGATTCGGCGGATGCCGCCGAGCTGCTGCTCTACACGGCCGACTCCGATCAGTTGATCCGCGAACTCGTGGGCTCCGGCATCCGCTTCGCCGATCTCGCCGTGCGCGGCGCAACGCTCGAGGAGGCCTTCCTCACCCTGACCGAGTCGGACAGGGCCCACTCAAACCGGGCCGCCGCATCGCCCGCCCCGACCGAGACCGAGGAAGTCGCCCGATGA
- a CDS encoding winged helix-turn-helix domain-containing protein, with product MAPVQQGELDPVIHAAARLKITATLATIPPGDKISFPRLQELLDMTPGNLSTHLRKLEDAEYVEVEKTHQGRTPVTYISLSKAGRRAFEDYTDALKQLLGGTA from the coding sequence ATGGCTCCCGTGCAGCAGGGCGAGCTCGACCCGGTGATCCACGCCGCCGCCCGCCTCAAGATCACAGCGACGCTCGCCACGATCCCGCCCGGCGACAAGATCTCCTTCCCGCGGCTGCAGGAACTGCTCGACATGACGCCGGGCAACCTCTCCACGCACCTCCGCAAGCTCGAGGACGCCGAATACGTCGAGGTGGAGAAGACCCACCAGGGTCGCACGCCCGTCACTTACATCTCCCTCAGCAAAGCCGGTCGCCGCGCCTTCGAGGACTACACCGACGCGCTCAAGCAGCTCCTTGGAGGCACAGCATGA